One stretch of Paenibacillus sp. FSL R5-0341 DNA includes these proteins:
- the dnaA gene encoding chromosomal replication initiator protein DnaA, giving the protein MDSHTSDLWQQILSIIQNKLSKPSFDTWFKATKATKLNDRSIVISAPTTFAVEWLESRYTKLVGSTVYELLGKQVDVKFVIEENKPAEPDPQLPAPTPTVVQEEAVLSMLNPKYTFDTFVIGPGNRFAHAASLAVAEAPAKAYNPLFLYGGVGLGKTHLMHAIGHYVLEHDPGSKVVYLSSEKFTNEFINSIRDNRGESFRNKYRSVDILLIDDIQFLAGKESTQEEFFHTFNALHEERKQIIISSDRPPKEIPTLEERLRSRFEWGLITDIQPPDLETRIAILRKKARAENLDIPNEAMMYIANQIDTNIRELEGALIRVVAYSSLTNQDVTTHLAAEALKDIIPSSRPKMITIHDIQQKVGEYYSLKLEDFKARKRTKAVAFPRQIAMYLSRELTDFSLPKIGEAFGGRDHTTVIHAHEKISQAIKNDQDLYKVINNLTEKIKNPT; this is encoded by the coding sequence GTGGACAGCCATACTTCTGATTTATGGCAGCAAATTTTATCAATCATACAAAACAAACTCAGCAAACCCAGCTTTGACACCTGGTTCAAAGCAACCAAAGCCACCAAGCTGAATGACCGTTCAATCGTCATTTCCGCACCAACTACATTTGCCGTCGAATGGCTGGAGAGCCGTTACACCAAATTGGTTGGCTCGACGGTATACGAGCTGCTTGGCAAGCAAGTCGATGTGAAATTTGTCATCGAGGAGAACAAGCCTGCTGAACCGGACCCGCAACTGCCGGCGCCAACGCCTACAGTCGTACAGGAAGAAGCGGTACTCAGCATGCTGAATCCGAAATATACGTTCGATACATTTGTCATCGGGCCGGGCAACCGTTTTGCCCATGCCGCATCGCTGGCGGTCGCTGAAGCGCCCGCCAAAGCTTACAATCCTCTCTTTCTGTATGGAGGAGTAGGTCTCGGTAAAACTCACTTGATGCATGCTATCGGACATTACGTACTGGAGCATGATCCGGGCAGCAAAGTCGTTTATTTGTCGTCTGAGAAATTCACGAACGAATTCATTAACTCGATCCGTGACAACCGCGGGGAGAGCTTCCGTAACAAATACCGGAGCGTCGACATTCTGCTCATTGATGATATTCAGTTTTTGGCGGGAAAAGAATCAACACAAGAGGAATTTTTCCATACGTTTAATGCGCTGCATGAGGAACGGAAGCAGATCATCATCTCCAGCGACAGACCACCGAAGGAAATTCCGACACTGGAAGAACGACTTCGTTCTCGCTTTGAATGGGGGTTAATCACGGATATCCAGCCTCCAGATTTGGAAACACGGATCGCTATTTTGCGGAAAAAGGCACGTGCGGAAAACTTGGATATTCCAAATGAAGCGATGATGTACATTGCCAACCAGATTGACACCAACATACGTGAACTGGAAGGCGCCCTGATTCGGGTAGTTGCTTATTCTTCACTGACTAATCAAGATGTAACCACTCATCTCGCAGCTGAAGCACTGAAGGATATTATTCCTTCCAGTCGTCCAAAAATGATCACTATTCATGACATCCAACAAAAGGTCGGCGAGTACTATAGCCTTAAGCTTGAAGATTTCAAAGCACGGAAACGGACCAAGGCAGTTGCTTTCCCAAGACAGATTGCCATGTATCTCTCTCGTGAACTGACAGACTTTTCTCTGCCCAAAATCGGGGAAGCATTCGGAGGACGAGATCACACCACTGTCATTCACGCTCACGAAAAAATCTCCCAAGCGATTAAAAACGATCAGGATCTCTATAAAGTTATCAACAACTTAACCGAAAAAATTAAGAATCCAACCTGA